In a genomic window of Paraburkholderia phenazinium:
- a CDS encoding malonate decarboxylase subunit delta: MENLTFDYPAQRAVTTRAHVGVVGSGDLEVLLSPAASMTAHVVVRTSVDGYGHIWKSVLDRFFTRYDGAAQIEINDFGATPGVVALRLAEAVEEAEQGDEA, from the coding sequence ATGGAAAATCTGACCTTCGATTACCCGGCGCAGCGCGCCGTCACGACCCGCGCCCATGTCGGCGTGGTCGGCTCGGGCGACCTCGAAGTGCTGCTGTCGCCGGCCGCTTCGATGACGGCGCACGTGGTCGTGCGCACCAGCGTCGACGGCTACGGCCATATCTGGAAGAGCGTGCTCGACCGCTTCTTCACGCGCTACGATGGCGCCGCGCAGATCGAGATCAACGACTTCGGCGCGACCCCCGGCGTAGTGGCGCTGCGTCTCGCGGAAGCGGTGGAGGAAGCGGAACAGGGAGACGAGGCATGA
- a CDS encoding triphosphoribosyl-dephospho-CoA synthase, producing the protein MATPTLMPVSAARVSVGARPPAGERLPVGTYAAPFAAGLAVGGRQSGLEARREASAADAWLARLATTALIEEAQLTPKPALVDRRGSGAHRDLNLDIMLRSAQALEPTFAALASAARYNAPSATLRAELAQIGRAGEHAMMQATDGSNAHRGAIWIVGLLVAGAALVDGRPPAYAAAATSANAASNVCALAAQIACFPDRVAAPPDSHGERVRQRYQVGGARREAQDGFPHVVAVGLPALLAARAHGAPEDAARIDALLAIMASLDDTCLLHRAGLPGLQAGQQGARRVLDLGGSNTIAGRAALAELDRTLLSLNASPGGAADLLAATLFIDMLVRHGTGGSQVSWKI; encoded by the coding sequence ATGGCTACGCCCACACTGATGCCGGTATCCGCCGCGCGGGTTTCTGTCGGCGCCAGGCCGCCTGCGGGTGAGAGGCTGCCGGTCGGAACGTACGCCGCGCCGTTTGCGGCGGGCCTCGCCGTAGGCGGTCGCCAGAGCGGCCTCGAGGCCCGCCGCGAAGCCAGCGCCGCCGACGCGTGGCTGGCCCGGCTTGCCACCACCGCGTTGATCGAAGAAGCACAACTCACGCCGAAGCCCGCCCTGGTGGACCGGCGCGGCAGCGGCGCGCACCGCGATCTCAATCTGGACATCATGTTGCGTTCCGCGCAGGCGCTGGAACCGACCTTCGCCGCGCTCGCCTCGGCCGCACGCTACAACGCACCGTCCGCGACCCTGCGCGCGGAACTGGCGCAGATCGGCCGCGCCGGCGAACACGCCATGATGCAGGCCACCGACGGCAGCAATGCGCACCGTGGGGCGATCTGGATTGTCGGCTTGCTGGTGGCAGGAGCCGCGCTGGTGGATGGCCGGCCGCCGGCGTACGCCGCAGCAGCCACGTCTGCGAACGCCGCCTCGAACGTCTGCGCGCTGGCCGCCCAGATCGCCTGCTTCCCCGACCGCGTCGCCGCGCCCCCGGACAGTCACGGCGAACGCGTACGCCAGCGCTATCAGGTCGGCGGCGCGCGGCGCGAAGCGCAGGACGGCTTTCCGCACGTCGTCGCCGTCGGCCTGCCGGCGCTGCTCGCAGCCCGGGCTCACGGCGCACCGGAAGACGCCGCGCGTATCGACGCGCTGCTCGCCATCATGGCCTCGCTCGACGACACCTGCCTGTTGCATCGCGCCGGCTTGCCGGGCCTGCAAGCCGGTCAGCAAGGCGCACGGCGGGTGCTGGATCTCGGCGGCAGCAATACCATCGCCGGCCGCGCCGCGCTCGCCGAACTCGACCGCACGCTGCTGTCCCTTAACGCATCCCCCGGCGGCGCAGCCGATCTGCTCGCCGCTACCCTCTTCATCGACATGCTGGTGCGTCACGGCACCGGCGGGAGCCAAGTCTCATGGAAAATCTGA